Part of the Deinococcus roseus genome, AATTTCAGCTGGTCAATCAGGGCGTGCCCCAGTTCATGCAGCAAGGTGAAGACCGTGGCATTGAGCATTCTGTCTTCTTTGCTGGTGTCTTTTTCTTCCAGTTTGCTGTACAGGTTGATCAGTTCGTAGCACATTTCGATGCTGTGGGTGTCCGGGGCGTAATAGGCGTTTTCTTCATCGCAGGAGAGGAACTGGATTTTCAGTTTTCTGGGGAATTTGATGCGGTCATTGAAGTACGTGGCAAAATCTTTCAGGTACTGGCTTTTGGAAAGCACCTGCTGGATGGACTGGTGGGTCTTGGTCTGGCCTTTTTCAAAGGTGAGGGCCAGTTGAGCTGAAGCAGATCCTGCACCCAGGGCCAGCAGCAACAGCATTTTGGAGAAGAAGCGGGGCAATGCCATGATTGCCATGATAAGGGATGGGGTCTTACCATAGCATTTCCAAGGCCGTATCTGATGCCCTCCTGCAGCTCAAAAACATTTTCAAATGATTCCTCACCATCCGATCTTATTATGTTATATACTAAATATAAGATCATTTTTTAGGAGGTTTTATGCTTTACCGACACGGAGATGTGCTGATTCAATCCATTGAACACCTGCCCGCAGGAGCCCAGGAGCGCCCCGGAACCATCCTGGCCAGAGGAGAATTGACCGGACACAGCCACCGCATTCAGGACCCTGCCACCGTGCAACTCTGGCAACTGCACGGCGAAATTTACATTGAAGTCACCGCAGGTCTGGCCCACCTGATCCACGAGGAACACAAAACCATTCCATTGCCAAAAGGCATCTACAAAAGCTGGATGCAGCGCGAGTACACCCCCCAGGCCATCCGCCGGGTGCTGGACTGATGGTGCTGACGGCCCAGGAGGCGCACAAACTGATCCTGTCTGGCCATGCTCCAGAGCATCTGACCGTGCAGGGCACCCTGAGCTTCAAAGGCGAGAAACGCCTGACCCACCTCCCTGCACACCTGACCTGTGATGTGCTGGACGTGCAGGAATGCCCCCGCCTGAAAAGCCTGCCTGAAGGTCTCACCACAGGCACCTTGCTGGCTGGATACACCCATCTGGAAACCCTGCCCTCCTCTTTGAAAGTCAAATTCAAACTGGATCTGGAAGGCTGCACCAGCCTGATTTGTCTTCCACAGGGCCTGAAAGTGGGTTCTCTGATTGTGCGGGACTGCGTGAACCTGAAAACCCTGCCTGAACATCTGGAAGTGTATTTTCTGGATGTCAGTGGCTGCAGTGCCATGGAGCACTTGCCAGCACAGGCAAAGGTGCTGGGGGGCCACGTGGTGCTGCGGGGATGCACCCGCCTGAAAGCCCTGCCCTCCTGGCTCAGCAAGGTGGCCTGCCTGGACCTGAGGGGCTGTGAAAACCTGAAAGAACTGCCCACAACCCTGCAAATCAGCGGATGGGTGGACCTGGCGGATACTGGCATCACCCATGTGAATGACCATCTGCAGGTGCCTCTGCGCTGGAAAGGGGTACCCGTTGAATCCAGAATTGCCTTCCAGCCAGAAACCATCACAGGTCAGGAGGTGCTGGACACCGACAATGCCGAATTGCGCCGCGTCAAACTGGAGCGACTGGGTTATGAAGCTTTCCTGTCAGAAGTGGATGCCCAGATTCTGGACCAGGACACCGACACAGGCGGTCCCAGAAAACTGCTGAAAGTCCAGATGCAGGGAGATGAAGATCTGGTGGCCCTGTGGGTGATCTGCCCCTCCACGGACCGCAATTACGTGATCCGGGTTCCTCCAGGCATGCAAAAAGCCCAGCAGGCCGCAGCCTGGATCGCTGGCTTCGATGACCCCAGACTTTACCAGCCGATCATGGAGACCTGAGCAGTCCTGAACCTTTTTCTGCAGGGATTCTTTCCAGAATGCCCCCCTCAAACACCGGGTACAGTTCCAGTTCTTTCAGGTGCACATACCCGATGTGACAATCACAGAACCTTCTGCTGCACGCCCTGGATTGAAGCGCATTGCGCCAGTCCGGGGCGTGAATGTTGCCCAGCACCTGATCCACAAAATGACAGCGCCGGATGTCTCCGTGCTCGTCCACAGTGACCACCGTTTCGCCTGCAAAACAGGACTTTCCACGGCTGGCATATTTTCGGGTGTTCAGTTCAAACAACGGGTCGATGCTGCCCAGAAGCTGGGTTTGCTCTGGGGTGTAAGGGTACATCTGGGAGCCTTTCTGGTAGGCATTGACCCACAGGTACACTTCTTCGGGCAGGTCCCGGCGCAAATCCTGAATCTCCTGAAAATGGGAGGGCTTCCCCACCACCCCCACACTGAACCTCACCCCCCAGGATTTGAGAGCATGGCACTGTTGCAAAAACTTCTCCCGCTTCACCTGGGAAGGATGGTAGGTGCACCAGAAGGCCAGTTTCCCCTTCTGGCACTCCTGCAGAAAATCCAGTCTGGCGCTCAGGTTGGTTTGCATCACCACCTTCTCCACATGTGGAAAATGGGACAGCTCTGCAATGGCTTTCTGATACCGCTGGATGGGCAGGGCCTCTCCCCAGGGCGTGAAGAAAATGCTGAACTGCACATCGGTTTCCCGGCGCACCCAGCCCAGAAATTTCTCCAGGCTTTCCGTGTCCTGCTGGCGTTTTTCTGGGGTCTCCGGGCGTTTTGCAAAAGGGCAATACGAGCAATCGTAATTGCAGGTTTCCAGTGCTCCCCGATACAACACCGAAAGGTTCATTCTTCGTCCAGTTCAAAGAACAGGTTCTCACCAGCGAGCCAGGCTTCAAACCAATCCTGCAGGCTGGATTTCTGCCAGAAAATACAATCTTCTGCAGGCGTGCTTTCATCCCAGCCTTCCAGATCCAGCACCCCCACCTGTTCGGTCTGCAGGTTGATCACCGAATAGATGGTGCAACCCCAGCAGCAGAACATCAGCAGGTGTTCAGGCCAGCCTTTTTCCAGAAAAGACTGGTACAGGGGCAGCACGGCTGCAGAACTGGAGGTGTATTTGTGGTCCTTGAAAGGCATCAGGCCGTAACCCGGGCCAAAATTCCCCTCCCCCACCTGCGTGTATACCTGACGGAGCAATTCGGGCAAACCAGACCCCATTTCCTGCTCCAGCTCAAAAAGTCGCTCTGGCGTCAACACAGGACTGGCCACATGGCTGATGGGTGGCGTCCAGCCCGGATCAAGGTGTTCATCGGTGGCCCTGGTGGGGTCCAGGGCACGTTCACGAAGGCGTTCGATCAGAGAAATATCACCGGGCATCATGGGTCACCTTAAAATGAAGTCGGACATGCGGTCCTGAATCTCCGGGGCATAAAACCACGGTCCAATCACATCCGAGACCTCCAGCCCTGCAGGGGTCAGGGTCCAGGTTCCTGCCTGATCGGTGGCAAGTCCAAGGTTCAGCAGGTCCAGCAACTCAGGGTAATCCTGAGCAAAATCTGTTGCAAAAAGCTTCTGGTAATGGTGCTGGCTCAGGCCAGAGGCATGCAGGATGGATTGCAGAATGAATCGCCGTTTGCGGGTGTCCAGATCCAGCTGAATGCCATACTGAACCTGCTGAAAAGATGTGGTATCCCGTTTCACATAATCCCAGAGGATTTCTTTGACCCCAGTCTGGCCCACGGCGTATTCGCTGGAGTAGTGCAGGTTGCTGGTGTAAGAGCGTGCACCACAGCCCAGACCCACCATCCCATCCTCCTGACAGCAATACACAGGCGCAGCTGTTCCAGACGCAGATTTTCTGAAAAAGCGCATGCTGACCTGTTCGTAACCCTCAGAAAGCAGGAAATCGCGACCCAGACGGTACAGTTCCAGACGCTCGTCCTCCCAGCTGCGTCCAGAACGGCCAATTCCGGTCAGGGGCCTGACATAGAGGGGATACAAAAACATTTCTTCGGGGCTGTATTCCATGGCTTTTTTCAGCGACTGCAGCCAGCTTTCAGGCGTCTGGTGGGACAGGCCATAAATCAGATCCAGGTTGAGGACTGGAATGCCTGCTTCCCGGATGGTGCTGAGCGCCTGATGCACCGTGCTGTTGTCCTGGGTGCGCCCCACCGATTTGACTTCCTGTTCCAGAAAACTCTGGATTCCAATGCTGACCCGGTTCACCTGATGCCCTGAGAGCACCTGCAGGCGGTCTGGAGTGGCAGTGGCTGGACTGGTTTCCACACTGGTGGGCACCTTCTCAAAGGCCACGCCAAACAACGCAGCAATGTCAAACAGCCTTTCAAGGTCTGCAGGTTCCAGGTGGGTGGGGGTCCCGCCTCCAATGGCAAAACGGGAGAAGTGGGCCTCACCCAGCCTTTCACGGGTGGTTCTGGCCTGCAGCTCCAGGGTGTCCAGATAGGCTTTTTCCAGGGGTCTGGGGGCATTCACCGTGGTGAACAGGTTGCAGAACCCACAGCGCATTTCACAGAAGGGGATGTGCAGGTACAGAAAAAGCTGGCTTCTGTCCTGGTCTTTCCAGACGTCTTGCAAATCTACAGGAGGCAAATCCCGATAAGCCGTCTTGTGCGGGTAAGCATAGGTGTAGCCCAGATAAGGGTTTCTGGCGTCCAGCAGAGATTTCAGGTTGGGTTTTGCACTCATGGTCCAGCTCCGATCACACATTCAGCGTAAGGCACCGTCCAGACCACCTCATGGCCCAGGCGGTGCCCATGGAAACCCTCTTCTCCGAAAGCTTCACCGTGGTCTGAGGTGATGATCACCAGTGCAGGGCCACGAGCATCCTGAGCTTCCAGAAGCTCCACCAGATGGTTTTCGGCCTGTTCCAGGGCAGCCTGCTGGGTTTCTGCAGAATCTTGTTGCAGTTCAGGGTGAAAGATGTGGGTGGGCCGGTGGGTGGCACTGAGGTTGAGAAACAGAAAGAGCCTCTGGTCTGCAGGCTGTTCCCGCAACACATTCAGGGCCACTCTGATCTGGGCCTGCGTGGAGTGCCGCCGGGTCACCCCCATGTCCCTGCTCCAGTGGCTTTCCTGAAAGAGCCCTGGAAGCACCTGTCCCAGTGGGGTTTCCTGATTGAAGAAACCCACCCCACCAATGCATACCGTGCGGTAACCTCTGGCCGCCAGTGCTTCTGGAAGGGTGGCCTCCTCAAAGACAAAAGTCTCCGGGTGGGTGGTCTCCGAACCCTGAAAACGGGCTGCAAAAAGCCTGGGATGCCGTCCGGGTCGGGCAGGCGTGGGCAAAAAGCCCGAGAAAAACGCATGGTGGGCAGCGTAAGTGAAGCTGGCTGGACTGTGCCGTTTCTCCCATGCAGAAAAGTGCTTTTTCAGGTGGGGCAACTGGGCTTTTTCAGCCACATCGAAACGCAGGCTGTCCAGCGTGATCATAAAAACATCATGGGTGCCGATCATGGCCCGCACATTCAGCATGGTTGCCTCTCCTGCAGTTTGAAAAGCTGGGCCGTAAAGGTGTCCATGCCCTGCCAGAACACGTTGCGGTGGTAATCCCCAAAAGCATTCCCTTCCAGCAAACAATGCCGCCGAAAATCCGAGCGCAAAAGCACATCCAGACCTGCATACAGCGATTTTGGAAACACCTGCATGGCTTTCTGGCAGGTCGCCTCCAGTTCGGACCAGTGTGAACCCATACGGTCTTGCAGGGCCTGCACATCTCCCCTCTCGTTGCCCAGATGCAGGTTGGTCATGGGTCCCTGCCCCAGACGCACCATGGCCTGCATGGGGGTCTGGCCAATCACCACCACCCGCAGATCCATCGGTTTGCCCTGAAAGGTGGCCTTGGGCACCCAGGCTTCGACCTGAAGGGGATGCCGACACAGCAGGTTGATGAGGGTCTGGATGTCTGCCCACTGGTCGTAGTGGCGCAGTTTTCTGGAGTTGTACAGCCTCCCATTTTCCATCTCCACGGTGCTGATAACCCGGAGGCGAGACTCCACAGTTTTTCCAGAAACCTGCCCCGAGATGTGCAGTGCCACCGCACCACTGGCACTGCTGCCATGGGCCAGTTTCACAAAAACCCTGGACAGCCCTGAGGCTTTCATGTGTTCCAGCAAATCCTCAAAATCATGGGGTTCAGACAAGAAGGGAGGCACAGGAAGCCCTGCCTGCTGCCATCTCCTGGAAGTGATGCGCTTGTCGAAAAGCTGCAGGGCCTCCTGAAAGTCGATGGTGCACTGGTGATGTGGAGCCTGCTGCAACTGGGTTTGCAGCAAAGCAAAATAACGCTGCAAACCCAGGTACCACTGCCCTGAAGGCAGGATCTCTCCTCTTTCCAGGTCCAGGGTTTCTGCATCTGTGCTATCCAGACCCTCCTGTCCCAGTTTCAGCAGGGCACGCTCGGTTTGCAAGCATTCACCAGAAGCGTCGATGCGCACCACACTGCCCTGTGGCACCACAGCAGCCAGATCCACTTTTTTCTGGATGACTTCCAGCGGAGAAACCACCCGGGCAGCAGGCCAGCCCAGTTCTTGCAGGCTGGCCTGAAAAGCCTTCACCCGTCTGCTTGCAGGAGGAGCAACCACCACCACAGGTCGGGAAGGCAGCAGCATGGTTTTATTCGCCAATGCTGACAAAACGCCAGTCGTCATTGGTGTCCTGGGGATCTCCCAGGTCGATCAGGGGTTTGAGGGGTTCAAAGCGTTCCTGAACCTCTTCAGTGATGAAGTGGTGTTGCAAATTCAGACGCTGCAGGTGCTCCCAGGCTTCTGCATGGTTCAGCAGGGCCTGTGCCCCCTCATCGGTGAGGATCCCCAGAGAGAGGTCCAGCACTTCAAGCTGGGCCAGCACAGGGGCATTCACGATCACCTGTGCAATCTCATCCTGGTTCTGGGCATTTTTGAGACCAAGATGCTTCAGTTTTGGAAACAGGGTGCCGTCCAGAATGGGCGTGAGGTCTGCCATCTCATAACTGGCCCCGTATTCCTCGGTGCCCAGGTACAGTTCCAGATGAATCAGTTCAGGCAACTGTGCCTGCATGATGTCGCGCACAGTGTCTGCAGACATGCCTCCGGTTTGCACGATCAGGGTTTGCAGTTTCAGGGCTTTCAGGCCAGTGAAACGCAGGTCATTGCCACCCCGGGTTCCGTAGTGCAGCAGGTTGGGGTAAGCCTCAAAAACCGGGCGGTGGTCGGTGTTGTAGATCCAGGAAATCTCATTTTCCTCGTAGGTGATGTCTCCAAAGAAAAGGGCTTCCAGCAAGGGCAACTGTTGTTTTGCTGCAACCAGTGCCTGCAGGGCCTCCGTTGCAGATTCTTCACTGTCGGTGCCCCACATGCCCACCACCAGACCACGGGATGCCCCGGAGCCCACAGTGTTCAGGTAAGACTGCAGCTTTTCCACCCAGGAGGTCTTGTCATCGTATTCCACAGAAATGCGGTAAATGGTGTTTTCCAGATGGTTCAGGGGCTGTCCAGGTTCCCAGTTGCGCACCTGAAATCCGCCAAAAGTGGTCCAATGTTCGCTGATGGCCATGTCAAATCCTCCGTTATGTGGTTAACAGAATAACCCACTTCTGTCTGAAATCAAACCCCGGACAGACCCAGCAACTCAGCCATTCTTCCCCTGGGGGTCCGGTATCCACTGCGCACATGCAGGGCTTCCCGGTAATCTGGATTGAAGGCATAAATCAATTCCACATTCATGCCATACGAATCCACCCGAAACCCATTGATGAAAAAACCCGCTTTGAGTTTGGGCAGAATCACCTGGTTGTTGGTTTGCCTGTGGTAACTGAGCACCATTTCAAACCCCAGGGCTTCAAACAGCTTCAAAAGCTCAGGCAGCAACCGGGAATACAGCCCTTTGTTCTGATGATCAGCAAGCCACCCAGTGTCCTTCATGACGATGGTCTGGGCATTCAGTTGCTCTGAATATTGCCAGCCAATCAGTTCCCCTTCAAAAAACAAACCCAGGCACACCTGAATGCCTTTTGGCATTTTCCCCAGTTCCTGAATTCGGGCCTGCTGCTCAGGGGTGCGGGTGTCTGTCCAGCGAAACGCAAAATAATCTCCAAAAATCCGGTCTTCAATTCTGGCGCAAGCGTCCAGATACTCCTGATAAGTGATGGGCTGAATGCGGTACCCCTGCCCAAGATCCATGTCAATCAAAATGACCTCCTCAAATGGGATTTAAAGCACTTTACCAGAACCGGAATCGGTCAGCGCACCACTTCAAAAGCCAGGTGGGCCAGTTCATCCCGCAGCAAACCCTCCCAGCCGGTCTGAACGGCATTGAGGCTTCCAGGAAGGGCAAAAAGCAGGGTCTTTCCAGCCAGACCTCCCACAGCCCTCGACAGCATGGCGGCCCCCTTCACCTGCTGGTAAGACAGCATCCTGAAAAGCTCACCGAACCCTGGCATGGGTTTCTCGATCAGGCTTTCCATGACCGGAATGGTCACATCCCGACCTGTGATGCCCGTCCCACCTGAACTGATCACGATCTGGGCCTCCTGCATGAAACCCTGAAAAGCCGCCTTGATCTGGTCTTTTTCGTCTTTGACGATGGTCCGACCCACCAGCAGATGACCTGCTTTTTCCAGCTCTGAAATCAGATAATTGCCGCTGTGGTCATTGTCCAGCGTGCGGGTGTCAGAAATGGTGATGATGGCCATCCGCACCTGCCGGGGAGCCTGGGATTTGTGTTCGGGTTGGGTCATGGGAACAATTTATCATGGGCAAACCCGAAGCCCACCCCCGTTTCTACCTGTGTGTCTCCACTTTTAAAGCATGCTGCACAGGTTCAGGAAGTTTCTTCCACCATTTGCGGTCTATGGATTCCAGTTTCTGGGCGTATTCCAGGGCCAGCATCACGTAAGAGCGTTCCTGCAAGCGTTTTTGCAGGGCAGCCTCTCCTTTGGACTGAATGAAGTCCAGCAAAACATCGCTGAGTTGTTTCTGGACGTTTTCAAAGGCGATGTGGGCTGCCACCTTCAGGCCATCCTCGGTCAGGTAGGGGAATTTTTCAAGTTGAAACTGCAAATCTGGATTGTCCTGCAGTTTTCTGGCCACCGATTGCACCTGGTTGCTTAACGTCAGGTCCCGGCAGGGCAAACACAGGCCTTCCCGATCGGTCAGGGTCCTGCAGGCAGGGCAGGGCTTGAAGCCCTTCTGGGAGCGCAGGCGTTTGGATTGCAGCACCGCCTCTGCAGCTTTGCGTGCGGTTTCCCGGAAGTGCTCTGGCACATCCTCAATCAGGTGCTCCACAGTTTCCAGGTCACGGGCGGTCAGCCTGGGAGGAGAAGGAGGCCTGGGCTGGTCCACCGGGGAATTCACCGTGCCCACCACAAATTTGATGTCCTGGATTCTGCCCTCTCCCAGCACCTCGGACAGTCGGGTCACAAAGCGGGTGCGCTGCAAGGAGAGGTGGTGGGCCACCACCGAATCCTGCACCTCCACCACCAGAACCTTGTCCTGCACCGCACGGGCACGGGTCATTTTGCTGAGTTGGGGTCCCACCACCTGGGGCCACACGGCCACTGCACGGGCACGCTCCACACCACCCTGGAGACCCTGTCTGCGCATCATTTTGAACAGCAGGTTATTGAATTCTTTCAAGGTGGCCTCCCTCCATGCGGTAGTGGTGTGCTGCGTGGGGCAGGGGTTCGGTTCCGGTGATCAGGGCTTGAGGACTGCGTTTTGCCAGTTCGATCAGGGCATTTCTGCGCTCTGGATCGAGTTCTGCACTGAAGTCGTCAATCAAGAGGATGGGGTTTTCCTGGTAGCGTTCAAACAAGAGTTCGTACTCGGCGTACCTGAGGGCGAGCGCTATGGTTCTGGCTTCTCCCCTGCTGGCAAAATCTGAAGCTGGCTGACCCCGCAAAGTCAAAACCAGATCGTCCCGGTGAGGTCCAATCACCGTGCTCTGGCGGGCAAATTCCTCTGAGCGCCTCAGAAGAAAATCCCTGGCGTATCCCTGAATGGAGGTGGTTTCTTGCAAGGTGATGCCCAGTTCCCCCCTGCCCCCAATGCGGGTGTGGGCATCGCTGGCATACTGCTGGATTTTCTGGATGGCCCGTTGACGGAGGTCCATCAGCAGGGTGCCCAGTTCGGTCAGTTTGGCATCGAAGACTTCTAAAGCCCACTGTTCATCGTTCTTGAGGGCTGCATTGCGCTGGGCCAGGTTTTTCTGGTACAGGTCCAGGCCCTGGGCATAGCGGGCACTGATTTTGGACAGCAGATCATCCAGAAATTTTCTGCGCCCACTGGGGCTGCCAAACACAATCTCGCTGTCTTCTGGGGCAATGAAAACGGCCCCTCCACGCAGCAGTTCTGCGCTTTTGACCCGAATGCCGTCCAGTTTCATCAGGCGTTTTCCCCGGCCAATCCCAACTTCTGCGATGCTGTGGCCTTCATCGCGCTCCAGGGTGGCTTTCACGTAGGCTTCGGTTTCTTCAAAGCGCACCAGTTGCTGCAGCCTGCCTGCATCCACCACGCCTGTTAAAACCAGATAGATGGCTTCCAGAACGTTGGTTTTTCCCTGTCCGTTCAGTCCTGAAATGGAGTGGATGCCGTCTTCAAAACGCATGTCCTGGTCTCTGAGGTTGCGGTAGTTGAGGGTGGTGAGGAGGCGCAGAATCACGAGCATCATCCTACAGCATGTGCCTTTGTGACTCCATGCGGGGAACAGAGCAGAAGGCAGAAGTCGGAAGGCAGAAGGCCATAAACGATGTATCAATGGAGGATTTTCCTTGCGATGTCTTTGTGCTTTTCAGAACAGACTTGCCAGATCCACTACTTTGTGTAACTATGTAGCCATACAAAGTAGATGAAAGGAGGTTTATGGACGCCAACACTTTAAAAGGACACCTCGACCTGATCCTGCTGGCCACCCTGGAAAAAGAGCCGCTGTATGGGCTGCGCATCATTCAGGAAGTGCAGGTGCAAACCGAAGGCTTTTTCAGCTTCAAAGAGGGCACGCTGTATCCTGCCCTGCACCGTCTGGAAAAAGCAGGCTGGATTGACACCGAAACCCAGCCCTCCCCCATTGGGGGTCCACCCCGCAAATATTACAAACTCACCGAATCAGGAAGGAAAGCCCTGCAAGACAAACGCCAGGAATGGCAGAGCTTCCAGCAGGCCATGAAAGCCTTCGGAGGAAACAGACATGCAAAAGCAAATTGAACAGTACCTGAATCGGGCAACCCGTGGGTTGTGGGGTCAGAAACGCCAGCACATCAAACAGGAATTGTATTCCCACATCTACGAGAAAATGCACTTTCAGATGGCATTTGGCAAATCCGAACAGGAGGCCCTGGAAAGTGCCTTGCAGTCTCTGGGAAAACCACAGGAACTGAATGCCGGACTGCTGAAAACCCATGGGCTTCCTGCTTTTGGGAAAGCTTTGATGGTCACTGCACTGGTGGGAACACTGCTGGTCACACAGGCGCAGAACCTGAGAACCATAGAGGTGTTCCAGAAAACCCCTCCCTGCACGTCCAGCAATAGCTGTCTTTTGCCCCAGCACTACATTTCATTGCACGACCTCACACCCTTGCTGCAGCAACTGGACATCACCGCAGAGTTCAGGATGGAAGGTCTGCTGCAGAAAGCCCCACAGCTGTACCTCAATGGGGAAAACATCCACCTGCCTTCCACCCATCTGCTGGGCACCACCCCTGAGAACGCTGCTGTGGAGGTCTCTGTTCTGCTGCGCGGGCTTTACATCAACAAAAACATCAAGGTTTCTGGCCTGATCAACCCACAAATCGAAATGCAAAATTCCAGGGTCAAGTTTGAAAACCAGACCATCCCTTATGACGCTACAGATTTCTACCTTTCCCTGATCCAGAAAGACATCGAAGACCTCACCCAGACCCAGCTGGTTTTCATGAACGACGAATACACCAGAACCCACTCTGAACGCATCACCATCAAGGTTCCAGACGCACCAGACGGAGAGGTTTATGCACTGCTGCAAAAACCTTCTGCAGACCTTTACGATGCCCAGGGCAAACCTCTTCGTGCCCTTTCCATGGTGCTGGGAGAGGCCCTGAACGGCAAAGTGGCTTTATACACCAATCCCAGAGAGCTGCAGCCCGTTTCGCTCAAAAACGCAAAAACCGGAGATGTGTTTCTCAGGCTTTCTGGAGATCCTGCAAAGCCAAAATACACTGAAATCTTCCCGAATCCAGAAGACATCGCCCGGCATTTCTGACCTTTCCACCTGCACATCCACGGCACACTCCTGCAAAAACCCCCGAGGCATTCTCGGGGGTCTGTTTTGTTGCATCAGGTTCAGGCTGAGGGTTTAAGACTGGCCCATGGAACGCTTGAGGGCTTCAAGCTCCTCGTCAATCTCTTTGTCGCGGCCCAGGTCTTTGAGCTGCTCATCGATGTCAGATTCCTTGCGAAGCTGTCCCATGGCCTTGGCCTGGTCTTCCATGCCAGAAACCTTGCGCTCCATGTCTTCAAAAGCAGACATGGCCCCTTTGCTCTTGTCAAAACCAGAGATGCGCTCCAGGGTCTGGGTGGCCTCTGCACCTTTCTGGCGGGCCTGCAGCAGTTCCTTCTTGGCCTGGAATTCGCTGATCTTGCCTTCCAGAGCCCGCAACTGGGTTTTCAGCTCTTCAATGATGCTGTCCTGCTGCTGGATCTGGGTGGAGTATGCGTTGGCGATGTCCTCGTAGTTCTTCTTGCGGGTCAGCGCTTCACGGGCCAGGTTTTCATTGCCCAGTTTGAGGGCTTCCTGGGCTTTGACCACATACTCCTCGGAGAGCTTTTTGTTGAGCATCTGCTCACGCTTGAGCTTTTCACCCTGGGCCATGGATTCGGCCACTTCCTTGCGGGCCTGGGCGTAAGCGTCTCGCATGTCCATCATGCTCTGCTCGATGATTTTTTCGGGGTCTTCCGCGCGGGAAATCAGGTCGTTGACATTGGCACGAATCAGGCGGCTTAAACGGTCAAGAATGCTCATGGGTGTTCCTCCTGTTTGCTGATACGCATGTTCAAATCTCAAAGTTGCGGCTTGGGGCTTCATCTATTTTAAGGGTTCAATCTGATTGTACTGTGATGATTCACGCTGAGGAAAAAGCCCAGAGCCCAGAGCCCATGACCGAGGGCCACACCAAAAGCGTTTGCATCAGCTTCTGAGGTCAACCCTTTGCTTGAGCTACAGCAGCTCTGGGTTCTCTCCCCTGACCCTCGGCCGCTCAGTATGCTCAATCCACCCTGCCCCTTCAGACTTCTGGGGTATACTCTTCTTTGCGTCACCGGGGGTGCCCCAAAATGCGCTTTGAACAGCGCTTGCGGGCTGAGATCATACCCCATCACCTGATCTGGTTCGGACCAGCGGAGGGAGAGTGCCACCGTTTCACAGCATTCTCTCCTTTCGACGCGAAAGGAGATTTTTTCATGAGAAAGACCCTGTTTTTCACCCTGCCCCTGCTTGCCACGTCCCTGTTTGCCTCTGCCCATGCTGCTGACCTGCGGGTGGTCACCCACAGTTCTTTCAACCTGGACAAGAAACTGCTTGCAAAGTTCGAGCAGGAAAATGACGTCAAACTGCAACTGATCAAGGCTGGAGATGCCGGAGAGATGGTTTCCAAACTGATCCTCACCAGAAATGCTCCCATTGCCGATGTGGTGTATGGCATCGACAACACCCTGCTGTCCAGAGCCCTGACAGCAGACCTCCTGGCCCCATACCAGTCGGCAGCCCTGAAAAACGTGCCCAAAAAGTACCTGCTGAATGGGGCTTTTAACCCTGTGGATTACGGTCATGTGGCCCTCAACATCGACAAGGCTTTCTTTCAGAAAAACAAACTGGCCCTGCCCAGA contains:
- a CDS encoding PspA/IM30 family protein, with the translated sequence MSILDRLSRLIRANVNDLISRAEDPEKIIEQSMMDMRDAYAQARKEVAESMAQGEKLKREQMLNKKLSEEYVVKAQEALKLGNENLAREALTRKKNYEDIANAYSTQIQQQDSIIEELKTQLRALEGKISEFQAKKELLQARQKGAEATQTLERISGFDKSKGAMSAFEDMERKVSGMEDQAKAMGQLRKESDIDEQLKDLGRDKEIDEELEALKRSMGQS
- a CDS encoding permease prefix domain 1-containing protein yields the protein MQKQIEQYLNRATRGLWGQKRQHIKQELYSHIYEKMHFQMAFGKSEQEALESALQSLGKPQELNAGLLKTHGLPAFGKALMVTALVGTLLVTQAQNLRTIEVFQKTPPCTSSNSCLLPQHYISLHDLTPLLQQLDITAEFRMEGLLQKAPQLYLNGENIHLPSTHLLGTTPENAAVEVSVLLRGLYINKNIKVSGLINPQIEMQNSRVKFENQTIPYDATDFYLSLIQKDIEDLTQTQLVFMNDEYTRTHSERITIKVPDAPDGEVYALLQKPSADLYDAQGKPLRALSMVLGEALNGKVALYTNPRELQPVSLKNAKTGDVFLRLSGDPAKPKYTEIFPNPEDIARHF